From one Nocardioides yefusunii genomic stretch:
- a CDS encoding SDR family NAD(P)-dependent oxidoreductase, whose product MNLDTLLGGGRRSATGLRVVITGASGTFGRALSTTLTSMGAHVVGLDVAPREDDPVTVLACDVTDDESTSSAVARAIEILGGLDLLVNNAGIGGPAPAELAPSAEVRRQLEINLLGTWRVSAAASPALVASRGRVVMVASRMAVMQLPLAAAYGASKRAMVAYADALRMELGGLVGVSCVYPSSVRSPIHDSTAAAGLSLEGMSSYESVEGVVDTVLAAALSKRQRRDLPTSPRGRVEFFLARHFPLLTDRIVRTTFVSRVASGAFDDAELAQGAVARRDLVAGAER is encoded by the coding sequence ATGAACCTCGACACCCTCCTCGGCGGCGGACGCCGCTCCGCGACCGGCCTGCGCGTCGTCATCACCGGCGCCTCGGGCACCTTCGGACGTGCACTCAGCACCACCCTCACCAGCATGGGTGCCCACGTCGTCGGGCTCGACGTCGCTCCCCGCGAGGACGACCCCGTCACCGTGCTGGCCTGCGACGTGACCGACGACGAGAGCACCAGCTCCGCGGTCGCCCGGGCGATCGAGATCCTCGGCGGGCTCGACCTGCTGGTCAACAACGCCGGCATCGGCGGCCCTGCCCCAGCAGAGCTCGCGCCGAGCGCCGAGGTCCGACGTCAGCTGGAGATCAACCTGCTGGGGACGTGGCGGGTCAGCGCCGCCGCGTCACCGGCCCTGGTCGCCTCCCGGGGCCGCGTCGTCATGGTGGCCTCCCGGATGGCCGTCATGCAGTTGCCGCTGGCAGCCGCCTACGGAGCGTCCAAGCGCGCGATGGTGGCCTACGCCGACGCCCTGCGGATGGAGTTGGGCGGACTGGTCGGCGTCAGCTGCGTCTACCCGTCCTCGGTGCGGTCCCCGATCCACGACTCCACCGCCGCGGCCGGCCTCTCCCTGGAGGGAATGAGTTCGTACGAGTCGGTGGAGGGCGTCGTCGACACCGTCCTGGCGGCTGCCCTGTCGAAGCGTCAGCGCCGCGACCTGCCCACCTCTCCGCGCGGCCGGGTCGAGTTCTTCCTGGCCCGGCACTTCCCGCTGTTGACCGACCGGATCGTGCGCACGACGTTCGTCTCCCGGGTCGCGTCGGGTGCCTTCGACGACGCCGAACTGGCCCAGGGCGCCGTCGCCCGTCGCGACCTCGTGGCCGGGGCCGAGCGATGA
- a CDS encoding helix-turn-helix domain-containing protein: MSAAVTHGAGLTSGRPEGAGEPAGWAAFVELMEHVLADETLLPQVVAGVRSMVTEVAFLPVSDMAGHTRALLTAGTRALAGRRGPTEAELAFVEELGVARAAQGIPVDVLLSAVHVSERVVWSRARETAAAAGLPPEVLLDARELYDDWAGVVRSRLIRAHREADAAAAGPGRDRRAVLLRRLLEGGSVAALAAAELGLPSSGVWVAVTRGDGDGGLRRLARVAGETRGVTTLGVRGRVGGALVAVLGAAPASPGPEADVVAVAGPVAADELGAAHRQALAALTAAEAVRRAGVVHVAEVAAVAALLSRPDLEQVLVAGQEGAGRALGPSRAAVARTVRRWAECDRDAVAVAGELFVHPNTVRNRVQRFAEVTDIDPWSALGGMQAWWLARAWDDLEE, from the coding sequence ATGAGCGCAGCAGTCACGCACGGGGCCGGCCTGACCTCGGGACGTCCCGAAGGGGCAGGAGAGCCAGCTGGGTGGGCGGCCTTCGTCGAGCTCATGGAGCACGTCCTGGCCGACGAGACCTTGCTGCCGCAGGTGGTGGCGGGGGTCCGTTCGATGGTCACCGAGGTCGCCTTCCTGCCGGTCTCGGACATGGCCGGCCACACCCGTGCGCTGCTGACTGCGGGCACACGTGCCTTGGCTGGACGCCGCGGACCCACCGAGGCCGAGCTCGCGTTCGTGGAGGAGCTCGGAGTGGCCCGGGCTGCCCAGGGCATTCCGGTCGACGTGCTGCTCAGTGCGGTGCACGTCTCCGAACGCGTGGTGTGGAGCCGGGCCCGGGAGACGGCGGCCGCCGCTGGCCTGCCGCCGGAAGTGCTGCTCGATGCCCGGGAACTCTATGACGACTGGGCCGGCGTGGTCCGCTCGCGGCTGATCCGGGCCCACCGGGAGGCCGACGCGGCTGCTGCCGGTCCGGGGCGTGACCGCCGTGCCGTGCTGCTGCGACGCCTGCTGGAGGGCGGGTCGGTGGCGGCGCTGGCCGCGGCCGAACTCGGTCTGCCCTCCTCCGGTGTGTGGGTCGCGGTGACGCGGGGTGATGGCGACGGCGGGCTCAGGCGGTTGGCCCGGGTCGCGGGGGAGACCCGCGGTGTCACCACGCTCGGGGTGCGCGGGCGAGTGGGTGGCGCCCTCGTCGCGGTGCTGGGGGCGGCCCCGGCGAGTCCGGGCCCGGAGGCGGACGTCGTCGCGGTGGCAGGTCCGGTGGCCGCGGACGAACTCGGTGCGGCGCATCGTCAGGCCTTGGCTGCGCTGACCGCGGCCGAAGCGGTGCGTCGTGCAGGTGTGGTGCACGTCGCCGAGGTCGCCGCCGTGGCGGCGTTGCTCTCGCGCCCCGACCTGGAGCAGGTGCTGGTGGCCGGTCAGGAAGGGGCTGGGCGCGCGCTGGGGCCCTCCCGTGCAGCAGTCGCGCGCACCGTGCGCCGGTGGGCGGAGTGTGATCGGGACGCGGTGGCGGTGGCGGGGGAGCTGTTCGTGCACCCCAACACCGTGCGCAACCGTGTGCAGCGGTTCGCGGAGGTGACCGACATCGATCCGTGGTCGGCGCTGGGCGGCATGCAGGCGTGGTGGCTGGCGCGCGCCTGGGACGACCTCGAGGAGTAG
- a CDS encoding FUSC family protein, whose protein sequence is MSSPSAQAERIRPDLSVAPTWKVRSLPHHPWHKPALSTVIAGMLPALLLWSLGQVELALYTLSGGLVAVYGHGVPYRRRAVLMGQFVALWCVGLAVSLCVGAATDNVWLQIVVAAVLSAVVKVAFEASTVGAPGPLLPIFVFSGLVFSSQNWNDVWGHAGLGIAGAVLAWSVVMAPALVRRHGPERRTVSVALLAAAAHAEGPTAATSATLVGALRDAWGALAHAHPSSTRDALVAELMLAERVTTEPRAVLAVDLRAAVGRARGWAGAPAAAHRTHGVSLAPRCMATGLVSSAVLGAFRPGSPATPYLVRTLFATLLAGLLSHALGVGRPYWAIVTAASMVQVNLTLTWQRFPARTLGTVVGVFVFMALAPLTDIHPMWSVVLILGLNAVVEFVVPRTYVFGMALVTPMALLMSEFGQDAPVSDLVGDRLLDTVVGVAVALLVCLAVPNPHLHRRVVQTTAALDEAAVWAESVGECEESTPEQLQLARRRVYEAHATLRGAVASASGEWWQQRHDEEAVAAAEQNAYRALLEVGHDGRR, encoded by the coding sequence ATGTCGTCCCCATCAGCGCAGGCGGAGCGGATCCGCCCCGACCTCTCCGTCGCCCCCACCTGGAAGGTGCGCAGCCTCCCGCACCACCCCTGGCACAAGCCGGCCCTCAGTACCGTGATCGCCGGCATGCTGCCCGCGCTCCTGCTCTGGTCCCTCGGTCAGGTCGAGCTCGCGCTCTACACGCTGTCGGGAGGCCTCGTCGCGGTCTACGGCCACGGCGTCCCCTACCGACGCCGCGCGGTCCTGATGGGGCAGTTCGTCGCACTCTGGTGCGTGGGCCTGGCCGTGAGCCTCTGCGTGGGTGCGGCCACCGACAACGTCTGGCTCCAGATCGTCGTCGCCGCGGTGCTCAGCGCCGTCGTCAAGGTTGCATTCGAAGCCTCCACGGTCGGAGCGCCCGGCCCGCTGCTCCCGATCTTCGTCTTCTCCGGGCTGGTGTTCTCCTCCCAGAACTGGAACGACGTCTGGGGTCACGCCGGGCTCGGCATCGCCGGCGCCGTCCTGGCCTGGTCGGTGGTGATGGCGCCCGCCCTCGTGCGTCGTCACGGACCTGAGCGCCGCACCGTCTCCGTTGCCCTGCTCGCAGCTGCCGCCCACGCCGAGGGGCCCACGGCCGCCACCTCCGCAACGCTGGTCGGCGCTCTGCGTGACGCCTGGGGCGCTCTCGCCCACGCGCACCCCTCCAGCACCCGTGACGCACTCGTCGCGGAGCTGATGCTGGCCGAGCGCGTGACCACCGAACCCCGCGCCGTGCTGGCCGTCGACCTGCGAGCTGCTGTAGGACGCGCCCGCGGCTGGGCCGGAGCGCCTGCTGCCGCGCACCGCACCCACGGCGTCTCGTTGGCTCCCCGCTGCATGGCCACAGGGTTGGTCTCCTCCGCGGTCCTGGGCGCCTTCCGTCCCGGCTCGCCCGCCACTCCGTACCTGGTCCGCACCCTGTTCGCCACCCTGCTCGCCGGTCTGCTCTCGCACGCACTCGGTGTGGGTCGCCCCTACTGGGCGATCGTGACCGCCGCGTCCATGGTGCAGGTCAACCTGACTCTGACCTGGCAGCGTTTCCCGGCCCGCACGCTCGGCACCGTGGTGGGTGTGTTCGTGTTCATGGCGCTGGCGCCACTGACCGACATCCACCCGATGTGGTCGGTGGTGCTGATCCTGGGCCTCAACGCCGTCGTCGAGTTCGTGGTGCCCCGCACCTACGTGTTCGGCATGGCGCTGGTGACCCCGATGGCGCTGCTGATGTCGGAGTTCGGTCAGGACGCCCCGGTCTCCGACCTGGTCGGAGACCGCCTCCTCGACACCGTGGTCGGCGTCGCGGTGGCGTTGTTGGTCTGCCTCGCCGTCCCCAACCCGCACCTGCACCGCCGTGTCGTCCAGACGACCGCGGCGCTCGACGAGGCCGCCGTCTGGGCGGAGTCGGTGGGGGAGTGCGAGGAGTCCACGCCTGAGCAACTGCAGCTCGCGCGGCGCCGGGTCTACGAGGCCCACGCGACGCTCCGTGGTGCCGTCGCCTCTGCGTCGGGTGAGTGGTGGCAGCAGCGTCACGACGAGGAGGCTGTGGCCGCAGCTGAGCAGAATGCCTACCGGGCGCTGCTGGAGGTGGGTCATGATGGGCGGCGATGA
- a CDS encoding MFS transporter yields MSSTDVAAASPEDAAAASSSGTEGNRARPADLAAYATGSLGMGVWVTVPGMLLLYFMTNSLGVSPFWAGLALLLPKILDAVVHPTFGTWSDRLARRHGHRRSMLRWGVLLAVAMGAMFAVPAGLTGGSAALWVAGWYVVGNLLFASFQVPYLTTPSDMEVGYHERTRVFMVRMVFLTVGLLAAGVVAPAMVKDGARSSYSMMAVCLGVVMVLSALVAIRGVRHLTETCGFRTPDDAGHRSTWSDVKVAWADRDFRLLVLSYLFTGTTTHLVLAAVPFYAEFVLGRSGLTAVLMGGFLAPALFASPVWMRVSRRIGKQRGLVLSQTMFIVGTAVLVVGERLGVAVTVAVVVLLGVAFAGLQLFAFSMVPDAVAAAERSGSSRAGSYTGVWTATEAVGTAIGPYVYSAVLAVGGFAAAVNGDSVPQTDGAVDAVLIGFTLVPAVLMTVAVLFQRLCRLDASAPLK; encoded by the coding sequence ATGAGCAGCACCGACGTCGCCGCTGCCTCCCCCGAGGACGCCGCGGCCGCGAGCAGCTCCGGCACCGAGGGCAACCGCGCCCGCCCCGCGGATCTGGCCGCCTACGCGACCGGCTCCCTGGGCATGGGTGTCTGGGTGACGGTGCCCGGCATGCTGCTGCTCTACTTCATGACCAACTCGCTCGGGGTCTCGCCGTTCTGGGCCGGTCTGGCACTGCTGCTGCCCAAGATCCTCGACGCCGTCGTGCACCCGACCTTCGGCACCTGGTCGGACCGGCTGGCCCGACGTCACGGCCACCGGCGCTCGATGCTGCGCTGGGGCGTGCTGCTGGCTGTCGCCATGGGTGCGATGTTCGCCGTCCCGGCCGGACTCACCGGCGGCTCGGCGGCACTGTGGGTGGCCGGCTGGTACGTGGTGGGCAACCTGCTCTTCGCCTCCTTCCAGGTGCCGTACCTGACGACGCCGTCGGACATGGAAGTCGGCTACCACGAGCGCACCCGCGTCTTCATGGTGCGGATGGTGTTCCTGACCGTCGGTCTGCTCGCAGCCGGTGTCGTAGCCCCGGCGATGGTCAAGGACGGCGCCCGCTCGAGCTACTCCATGATGGCGGTGTGCTTGGGCGTGGTGATGGTGCTCAGCGCACTGGTCGCGATCCGCGGCGTGCGTCATCTCACCGAGACCTGCGGCTTCCGCACCCCCGACGACGCCGGACACCGCTCCACGTGGAGCGACGTGAAGGTGGCGTGGGCCGACCGCGACTTCCGCCTGTTGGTGCTCTCCTACCTGTTCACCGGAACCACCACCCACCTGGTGCTGGCGGCCGTGCCGTTCTACGCCGAGTTCGTGCTCGGTCGCAGCGGCCTGACCGCTGTGCTGATGGGCGGCTTCCTGGCTCCGGCCCTCTTCGCCTCGCCGGTCTGGATGCGGGTCTCGCGCCGCATCGGCAAGCAGCGTGGACTGGTGCTGAGCCAGACGATGTTCATCGTCGGGACCGCCGTGCTGGTGGTCGGTGAGCGTCTGGGCGTCGCCGTCACCGTCGCCGTGGTGGTGCTGCTCGGCGTCGCGTTCGCGGGCCTGCAGCTCTTCGCGTTCTCGATGGTTCCCGACGCCGTGGCCGCCGCCGAGCGCAGCGGCTCCTCGCGCGCCGGGTCCTACACCGGCGTGTGGACGGCGACCGAAGCCGTCGGCACCGCGATCGGCCCCTACGTCTACTCGGCCGTCCTCGCCGTCGGTGGATTCGCCGCCGCGGTGAACGGCGACAGCGTCCCCCAGACCGACGGCGCGGTCGACGCCGTGCTGATCGGCTTCACCCTCGTGCCGGCGGTGCTGATGACGGTGGCGGTGCTGTTCCAGCGCCTGTGCCGCCTCGACGCCTCCGCACCGTTGAAGTGA
- a CDS encoding flavin-containing monooxygenase, whose product MNHPVRVAVIGAGAAGLAATKALVGIGADVVTYEKGDRAGGLWVRGNSSGLSPAYDSLHLNTSKGRTEFAAYPMPAAWPDYPSADLVAGYLADYADAFGVTERIRFSTSVEQVTRLATGRWAVTSDDATTEEFDSVVVANGHNWDPKWPSPAYPGAFDGLQMHAHDHRSAETYRDRRVVVVGMGNSAMDIAVDASYVTEHPVMLSARHGVHILPKYLFGKPADATGAAMAALPWKVRQRIAETTLRLAVGRPEQYGLPAPAGGFFQNHPTISDTILHRLTHGAVVSRPGIERLDGDAVVFTDGRREQADVIVWATGYRVTIPFLDSTWLGDDPQTMPLHHRVFHLQDPSLAFVGLMQSTGAALPVVEAQANLVAAHLAGRYALPSPAAQQARAAADLVAARERWGEKRPAMRIDFDRYLADTTRELDAGRRRLAEGSAPFVPVTTTDASTTTATQETSA is encoded by the coding sequence ATGAACCACCCCGTGCGCGTCGCCGTCATCGGCGCCGGAGCTGCCGGACTGGCCGCCACCAAGGCCTTGGTCGGCATCGGCGCCGACGTCGTCACCTACGAGAAGGGCGATCGCGCCGGAGGACTCTGGGTCCGCGGCAACTCCAGTGGCCTGTCCCCGGCCTACGACTCCCTCCACCTCAACACCAGCAAGGGACGCACCGAGTTCGCCGCCTACCCGATGCCGGCGGCGTGGCCCGACTACCCCTCGGCCGACCTCGTCGCGGGCTACCTGGCCGACTACGCCGACGCCTTCGGCGTCACCGAACGGATCCGTTTCTCCACCAGCGTCGAGCAGGTCACCCGCCTCGCCACCGGCCGCTGGGCCGTGACCAGTGACGACGCCACCACCGAGGAGTTCGACTCCGTCGTCGTCGCCAACGGCCACAACTGGGACCCCAAGTGGCCCTCGCCGGCCTACCCGGGCGCGTTCGACGGCCTCCAGATGCATGCCCACGACCACCGCAGCGCCGAGACCTACCGCGACCGTCGCGTCGTCGTGGTCGGCATGGGGAACTCCGCGATGGACATCGCCGTCGACGCCTCCTACGTCACCGAGCACCCGGTGATGCTCTCGGCCCGCCACGGCGTGCACATCCTGCCCAAGTACCTCTTCGGCAAGCCCGCCGACGCCACCGGCGCCGCCATGGCCGCGCTGCCGTGGAAGGTCCGGCAGCGGATCGCGGAGACCACGCTGCGTCTGGCCGTGGGACGCCCGGAGCAGTACGGCCTCCCCGCTCCCGCCGGTGGCTTCTTCCAGAACCACCCCACGATCTCCGACACGATCCTGCACCGCCTCACCCACGGCGCCGTGGTCTCGCGTCCGGGCATCGAGCGTCTCGACGGCGACGCGGTGGTCTTCACCGACGGGCGCCGCGAACAGGCCGACGTCATCGTCTGGGCCACCGGCTACCGGGTGACCATCCCGTTCCTGGACAGCACCTGGCTCGGCGACGACCCGCAGACGATGCCACTGCACCACCGCGTCTTCCACCTGCAGGACCCCTCGCTGGCCTTCGTCGGACTCATGCAGTCCACCGGTGCAGCGCTGCCCGTCGTGGAGGCGCAGGCGAACCTCGTCGCCGCCCACCTCGCTGGCCGATACGCCCTTCCCTCCCCCGCCGCTCAGCAGGCCCGGGCTGCCGCCGACCTCGTCGCCGCCCGCGAACGGTGGGGCGAGAAGCGCCCCGCGATGCGGATCGACTTCGACCGCTACCTGGCCGACACCACCCGTGAGCTCGACGCCGGACGACGCCGTCTCGCCGAGGGTTCCGCCCCGTTCGTCCCCGTCACCACGACCGACGCCTCGACCACCACCGCCACGCAGGAGACCTCCGCATGA